A single Pan troglodytes isolate AG18354 chromosome 19, NHGRI_mPanTro3-v2.0_pri, whole genome shotgun sequence DNA region contains:
- the VAMP2 gene encoding vesicle-associated membrane protein 2 isoform X1: MDRSATAATAPPAAPAGEGGPPAPPPNLTSNRRLQQTQAQVDEVVDIMRVNVDKVLERDQKLSELDDRADALQAGASQFETSAAKLKRKYWWKNLKMMIILGVICAIILIIIIVYFST; the protein is encoded by the exons atggacag GTCTGCTACCGCTGCCACGGCCCCCCCTGCTGCCCCGGCTGGGGAGGGTGGTCCCCCTGCACCCCCTCCAAACCTCACCAGTAACAGGAGACTGCAGCAGACCCAGGCCCAGGTGGATGAG GTGGTGGACATCATGAGGGTGAACGTGGACAAGGTCCTGGAGCGAGACCAGAAGCTGTCGGAGCTGGACGACCGTGCAGATGCACTCCAGGCGGGGGCCTCCCAGTTTGAAACAAGTGCAGCCAAGCTCAAGCGCAAATACTGGTGGAAAAACCTCAAG ATGATGATCATCTTGGGAGTGATTTGcgccatcatcctcatcatcatcatag TTTACTTCAGCACTTAA
- the VAMP2 gene encoding vesicle-associated membrane protein 2 isoform X2: MSATAATAPPAAPAGEGGPPAPPPNLTSNRRLQQTQAQVDEVVDIMRVNVDKVLERDQKLSELDDRADALQAGASQFETSAAKLKRKYWWKNLKMMIILGVICAIILIIIIVYFST; the protein is encoded by the exons GTCTGCTACCGCTGCCACGGCCCCCCCTGCTGCCCCGGCTGGGGAGGGTGGTCCCCCTGCACCCCCTCCAAACCTCACCAGTAACAGGAGACTGCAGCAGACCCAGGCCCAGGTGGATGAG GTGGTGGACATCATGAGGGTGAACGTGGACAAGGTCCTGGAGCGAGACCAGAAGCTGTCGGAGCTGGACGACCGTGCAGATGCACTCCAGGCGGGGGCCTCCCAGTTTGAAACAAGTGCAGCCAAGCTCAAGCGCAAATACTGGTGGAAAAACCTCAAG ATGATGATCATCTTGGGAGTGATTTGcgccatcatcctcatcatcatcatag TTTACTTCAGCACTTAA